From a single Capsicum annuum cultivar UCD-10X-F1 chromosome 12, UCD10Xv1.1, whole genome shotgun sequence genomic region:
- the LOC107856033 gene encoding glycine-rich cell wall structural protein 1-like, translating into MVVVVVVVVVVGGGGESIGDGGGGGGGGGDDGIDSSVGGLGIGIGGIADFNWCWFCGLGGGGGDGFGIGGTGDIGGGGGIDGLVAVLIVLVVVVVAAALVFVLVVVLGVAGRFVDVDGSHIDADTDVAVTHDNEHTDA; encoded by the exons atggtggtggtagtggtggtggtggtggtggtgggtggtggtggTGAAAGcattggtgatggtggtggtggtggtggtggtggtggtgatgatggcATTGATAGtagtgttggtggtcttggtattggtattggtggcattgctGATTTTAATTGGTgttggttttg TGGacttggtggtggtggtggtgatggtttTGGTATTGGTGGCACTGGTGACATTGGTGGTGGAGGTGGTATTGATGGTTTGGTGGCGGTATTGATagtcttggtggtggtggtggtggcggcGGCATTGGTGTTTGTGTtagtggtggtattg GGTGTTGCTGGTAGATTTGTTGATGTTGATGGCAGCCATATTGATGCTGATACTGATGTTGCTGTCACTCATGATAATGAGCATACTGatgcttaa